A stretch of the Uranotaenia lowii strain MFRU-FL chromosome 3, ASM2978415v1, whole genome shotgun sequence genome encodes the following:
- the LOC129753760 gene encoding uncharacterized protein DDB_G0290685-like, whose product MLKFAFVVAVLVGLAIAHDGHVYVSKVNHPAPKASQEESAAQNDVISEGAEQRNSRLDQLSPGFREAASQQEKGRNRWIGLQWLGRGFGRRGPEGGFGIEEIVMKRPIKIGKERNSAQQKNSDLGGLDQGGETEDSNSLTGQGGDSNESGEVDDQDQQMEYERRGQENNIRNYERQRQEEGSDEEQRNNRRGNSGRRRPQSRKGSSRRGQATDQRRNQNRGEQNESYREQQENNQFEGEEQAAEQPRQTSRQRQEDTQRGEEGVRRGQESSRRGQNQGSTRSGQRNSWRGQAGTEQNTDSRQNQVNIFEDDEGFGNEFWRLGQAVELTRLNQQQASRTQGNGFQTQEPILSTERPSEQGQLVETNSGTGNPSLSVESRGLQGYQYPDSYSWHLQNKLLIEKNQETEAQLDNRQQQQPNNFGRREQARGNNRQSEAGSRQQGGGNVRQQGSNRGRPQNQRSDGEQQQQRNQNNRQQYQNGRFGRQQSEESFAGLQEGQFQDGDLGQAQGESTGMGQIVVAEVDENQFDGFSGSNTGTGITNSEIGSEFPEIGSALGQSEESQPGDEDYSYPKYKYEYGVRDYGSGDHKTQWEIRDGDVVKGQYVVLQPDGIHRIVKYTSDNKNGFEAEVQQIGAEVSSGSPSEGSSEFQFGYL is encoded by the coding sequence ATGTTGAAGTTCGCGTTTGTTGTGGCGGTCCTCGTAGGGCTAGCCATAGCCCACGATGGACACGTTTACGTGAGTAAAGTGAATCATCCGGCTCCCAAAGCGTCCCAGGAAGAAAGTGCTGCCCAGAATGATGTGATTAGTGAAGGAGCGGAGCAGCGAAACTCTCGACTGGATCAACTATCGCCTGGATTCCGGGAGGCTGCAAGCCAGCAGGAGAAAGGACGCAATCGTTGGATCGGATTACAGTGGTTGGGTCGGGGATTTGGGCGCCGAGGTCCCGAGGGAGGCTTCGGAATTGAAGAAATTGTGATGAAACGACCGATCAAGATCGGAAAAGAACGAAACAGTGCGCAACAGAAAAACAGTGATTTGGGAGGTCTGGACCAGGGTGGTGAAACTGAAGATTCAAATAGTTTGACTGGTCAGGGAGGTGATTCGAATGAGAGTGGTGAAGTCGATGATCAAGATCAGCAAATGGAATACGAACGACGTGGGCAGGAAAACAATATTCGAAACTACGAACGCCAACGACAAGAAGAAGGTTCGGATGAAGAACAACGAAACAATCGCAGAGGCAATTCTGGACGTCGTAGGCCACAAAGTCGTAAGGGAAGCAGCAGACGAGGACAGGCAACTGATCAGCGGAGAAACCAGAACCGAGGTGAACAAAATGAATCGTACCGCGAGCAGCaagaaaacaatcaatttgAAGGTGAGGAACAAGCAGCAGAACAACCACGACAAACTAGTAGACAACGTCAAGAAGATACCCAACGCGGCGAAGAAGGTGTTCGTCGTGGACAAGAAAGCTCACGCAGAGGACAAAATCAAGGTAGTACTCGTTCTGGTCAACGAAATTCGTGGCGGGGACAAGCTGGCACCGAACAAAATACAGATTCACGACAAAATCAAGTGAACATATTTGAAGATGATGAAGGATTTGGGAATGAGTTTTGGCGCCTCGGTCAAGCCGTGGAACTGACTCGTTTGAATCAGCAACAAGCCTCTAGGACCCAAGGTAATGGTTTCCAAACTCAAGAACCAATTCTAAGTACTGAAAGACCTAGTGAACAAGGTCAGCTTGTTGAAACTAACTCTGGAACAGGCAACCCAAGCTTGTCGGTTGAAAGCAGAGGACTCCAGGGATATCAGTATCCGGACTCCTACAGTTGGCATCTTCAGAACAAGCTTTTGATCGAAAAGAACCAAGAAACGGAAGCACAACTTGACAAcaggcaacaacaacaacctaaCAATTTCGGTCGTCGAGAACAAGCTCGTGGCAACAATCGTCAAAGCGAAGCAGGCTCGAGACAACAAGGTGGTGGAAATGTTCGTCAGCAAGGCAGCAATCGAGGTAGGCCACAAAACCAGCGGAGCGACGGtgagcaacaacaacaacgaaatCAAAACAACCGTCAACAGTATCAAAATGGAAGGTTCGGTCGTCAGCAATCGGAAGAAAGTTTCGCAGGTCTGCAAGAAGGTCAATTTCAAGATGGAGATCTCGGCCAAGCCCAAGGCGAAAGCACTGGAATGGGTCAAATCGTAGTTGCGGAAGTCGATGAAAACCAATTCGACGGATTCAGTGGCTCCAATACCGGTACCGGTATCACCAACTCCGAAATCGGTAGTGAATTCCCGGAAATTGGTTCCGCTCTCGGTCAATCGGAAGAAAGCCAACCAGGCGACGAGGATTACTCCTATCCCAAGTACAAATATGAATACGGGGTGCGGGACTACGGAAGTGGTGATCACAAGACCCAGTGGGAGATTCGAGATGGAGACGTGGTCAAGGGACAGTACGTTGTTCTGCAACCGGATGGTATTCATCGTATTGTGAAGTATACTTCCGATAACAAGAATGGTTTCGAGGCCGAAGTGCAGCAAATTGGAGCGGAGGTCAGTTCCGGAAGTCCGAGCGAAGGTAGTTCTGAGTTTCAATTTGGTTATCTCTAG